The DNA region TTGAGATTGATAATAAAATCTTCTTTTAACAGCTTGCGAAGACGGCTTATTTCTGCCCTAATAGAGGGATTATCGATAGGTTCATCGTTCCAGACATAGGTGCGGAATTTATCGAAGTCAACTACCACGCCCATGTTCTCACACAGTAGTGTCACAATTTGTAACTGTTTTTTGGTGAGCACTTGAACATTGTTATTGTAAAAGAGCATCTGCTCTTCTTTTGAAAAGACATATTTTGAGCTTAAAATGATGTGTTTAAGATGTTTAATCTCATACTCTTTTTTAATCTTGTCAATGCGAAGCCCCAACTCTTTCAGATGGAATGGTTTTTTAAGATAATCCGAAGCGCCTAGCTCAAATGCTGTGCTAATGTCATCAATGTCCACATTGGCACTAATGAAGATCGTAGGAAACGCATGTTCGATCTCATTAAGTGCTTTAAGAAGGCTCAGCCCATTCATTTTAGGAATATTGATGTCTAAGAGCAACAGATCAAACAGATCTTTTTTGATCGCTTCATACGCCTCTTCGCCGTTACCAAACGAGATGACTTTATGCCCAAGAGCTTCCAAATACTCTTCAATAGAACTTCGTAGCATCAACTCGTCTTCAAGCAGCAAAATTTTCATAAGTTATCCTTTTACAAATCGGTAGCGAAAAAGTGTTTTTAATTCGTCAGAGAGAACTTCAATAGAAACCCCATTCGTATCACAAATCTCTTTGACAATATTAAGCCCCAAGCCAAACCCACCGCGCGCCTCATCTTCACGGTAGTAGCGATTAAACAGTTGATCGGGAGCTTTGATCATTTCTCCACAGTTTTCTACTTCAAAAACAACTTCATTTTTATCCTCAAAAAGCTTTACATGTAAAGGGTGTTTTTCGTAACTGTACTTGATGGCATTAGAAAGATTATTGTCGCAAATACGCTGTAATTCAGTCTCATTAAAGAAAATAAACAGATCGGACACAATGTCGGTACTGATGTGCAGTTTATTGCCCTCTGCCACATCTTCAAAGTAGTCCACCCGCTCGGTTAAAAACTTGGAAAAGTCAATCATTGCTTTTTCATACACCACGCGATCTTTTTTAACCACATACGCCAAATCTTCATAGATATTATCGAGCACTTTGACGGCTGCTTCGATTTTAAGTAAATACGGATTTTTTTCGAATTTGAGATTGTAAAGATCAATATTCATTAAAATGATCGAAAGCGGTGTGTTGATCTCATGAATCGCGTTTTTGACAAACTGATCTTGCTTTTCAAGCAGCTCTTGCGTAAACTCGATAGAGCGTTTCAACTCTACTGTCTTTTGCTCAACGATTCCTTCAAGATTACTGTTAAGATCAACCAGTGCACTGTTTTTATTTTTGATCTCTTCGATCATCACATTCGCGTGCGTGACAATCTCTTGAAACTCGGTAAACTTGATCTTTTCCATATCAATGAACTCGTAGCTGGAAGAGGCTTTCTTAAACGAATAGACAATAAAGCGAATCTCGCGCTTCATGATGTCACTGACATAGCGATACTCAATGGTACTAATCATGTATAAAAAAAGTGTGAGCATATAGATTTTAAGAACAAAACTGATGATCTTATCTTGATATGCCTTCTTCTTCTGCGCCAACACATCTTCAATGCTACGAGTGCTTAC from Sulfurospirillum diekertiae includes:
- a CDS encoding sensor histidine kinase, whose translation is MLLKKKDNKSINQINFMAILFAGLFAFISACLVIVNEYLEFQKEIKVIEESYIQAQKKSASDQLNLLLNITEYRFQQSQSLPKEAIYQKLKEDISALIKHGDEAQNYLFLELVSGEILYRSSALSLENTSKDIVVTQTYEPLGLILGSGVSTRSIEDVLAQKKKAYQDKIISFVLKIYMLTLFLYMISTIEYRYVSDIMKREIRFIVYSFKKASSSYEFIDMEKIKFTEFQEIVTHANVMIEEIKNKNSALVDLNSNLEGIVEQKTVELKRSIEFTQELLEKQDQFVKNAIHEINTPLSIILMNIDLYNLKFEKNPYLLKIEAAVKVLDNIYEDLAYVVKKDRVVYEKAMIDFSKFLTERVDYFEDVAEGNKLHISTDIVSDLFIFFNETELQRICDNNLSNAIKYSYEKHPLHVKLFEDKNEVVFEVENCGEMIKAPDQLFNRYYREDEARGGFGLGLNIVKEICDTNGVSIEVLSDELKTLFRYRFVKG
- a CDS encoding response regulator transcription factor — its product is MKILLLEDELMLRSSIEEYLEALGHKVISFGNGEEAYEAIKKDLFDLLLLDINIPKMNGLSLLKALNEIEHAFPTIFISANVDIDDISTAFELGASDYLKKPFHLKELGLRIDKIKKEYEIKHLKHIILSSKYVFSKEEQMLFYNNNVQVLTKKQLQIVTLLCENMGVVVDFDKFRTYVWNDEPIDNPSIRAEISRLRKLLKEDFIINLKGVGYKIDKYFPEKNR